In Anseongella ginsenosidimutans, one genomic interval encodes:
- a CDS encoding SusD/RagB family nutrient-binding outer membrane lipoprotein, which produces MKKINIFIIGLSLVAVWTSCQKELQEINTNPNQLNDSRPEFLFTNATLNFNLEGRSQLSTRYSSVMRYMQYIVSDGADKEGLESPYWDASETAGPNPGFNYYADYYNGDGRDLHRIIEKIDMMDEAQQASYANIKAICRILDTYQAWRVADVYGAMPYSQAFNPVEFPLPAYDYDFGLYQVFDTQLKESAAVLMANSPNQVNLARQDFFYGGDTGKWLRFANTLRIKIAQRYEERDPDQLASVLNDIEANFDGQIISANEESFGYSHPRDWNNNVDDINVILFEYNAAYPFVEFLKSTADPRIAFMVRKNDFGTEFSGYTNVQQNGDAAAKAALLEPENQVRYWGKHVFSASREPEYGATGADRFKTFTVEGGTQDLGFLSAIQSRLFVKNGGFGGFDSRSSRDLMHSDETYVDGSTIKMRMPYLSYAETCFMMAEIAAKGGNGLGKGASQWYNDGVTASFEHYKTIGVATNIPGAASVELGDFLSRYPYNGLTSIYSQAWVHFLIQPEEAWAMWKRTGYPQSVDFRSGQPSPIGDGSGIAYLENLWTGSQNLVVPRRMPLPEPQDQNRENFNKAIQDMTEKDAAYGVSTNDTKGRIWWDAN; this is translated from the coding sequence ATGAAAAAGATAAATATATTCATAATAGGATTAAGCCTTGTCGCGGTATGGACTTCCTGCCAGAAAGAATTGCAGGAGATCAATACCAATCCTAACCAGTTAAATGATTCCAGGCCGGAATTCTTATTTACCAACGCTACGCTGAACTTCAACCTCGAAGGCCGCAGCCAGCTTTCTACCAGGTACAGCAGTGTGATGAGGTACATGCAATACATCGTAAGCGACGGAGCAGATAAAGAAGGCCTTGAGTCTCCTTACTGGGACGCGTCTGAAACCGCCGGCCCGAATCCGGGCTTTAATTACTACGCGGATTACTACAATGGCGATGGAAGGGACCTGCATCGTATCATCGAAAAAATCGATATGATGGATGAAGCGCAGCAGGCCAGCTACGCGAATATCAAGGCTATTTGCCGCATCCTGGACACCTACCAGGCATGGAGAGTTGCGGACGTTTACGGCGCCATGCCTTACTCCCAGGCGTTCAATCCAGTAGAGTTTCCGCTGCCGGCATACGACTATGATTTTGGCCTTTACCAGGTTTTTGATACCCAATTAAAGGAAAGCGCTGCAGTATTGATGGCGAATAGCCCTAACCAGGTAAATCTTGCGAGGCAGGATTTCTTTTACGGGGGCGATACGGGGAAATGGCTGCGGTTTGCAAACACCCTGCGTATCAAAATTGCGCAGCGGTATGAAGAAAGAGACCCGGATCAGCTTGCTTCCGTATTAAATGATATTGAAGCTAATTTTGACGGGCAGATCATTTCCGCTAATGAGGAATCGTTCGGCTACAGCCACCCCCGTGACTGGAATAATAATGTGGATGACATTAACGTGATCCTCTTCGAATACAATGCCGCTTATCCGTTTGTGGAATTCCTGAAATCCACGGCCGACCCCCGAATTGCGTTTATGGTTCGAAAGAACGATTTTGGTACTGAATTTTCAGGTTATACGAATGTTCAGCAGAATGGCGACGCTGCGGCAAAGGCTGCATTGCTTGAACCCGAAAACCAGGTGCGCTATTGGGGTAAGCATGTGTTTTCCGCATCGCGGGAGCCGGAATACGGAGCTACCGGCGCTGACAGGTTTAAAACCTTCACGGTAGAAGGAGGAACACAGGATCTCGGATTTCTTTCCGCCATTCAAAGCCGGTTGTTTGTAAAGAACGGCGGCTTCGGGGGATTTGATTCGCGTTCTTCAAGGGATTTAATGCATTCAGACGAAACCTATGTGGACGGAAGCACTATTAAAATGAGGATGCCTTACCTGAGCTATGCCGAAACCTGCTTTATGATGGCTGAGATTGCCGCTAAGGGAGGAAACGGCCTTGGAAAAGGCGCTTCTCAATGGTATAACGACGGCGTTACCGCCTCTTTCGAACATTATAAGACCATCGGGGTGGCCACCAATATACCCGGCGCCGCAAGTGTGGAGCTGGGAGACTTCCTTAGCCGTTACCCTTATAACGGCCTGACCAGTATCTACTCGCAGGCCTGGGTGCATTTCCTGATCCAGCCTGAAGAAGCATGGGCCATGTGGAAACGTACAGGGTATCCGCAGTCGGTGGATTTCAGAAGCGGACAACCCAGCCCGATTGGAGATGGTTCCGGTATCGCTTATCTTGAGAACCTGTGGACGGGATCGCAGAACCTGGTTGTTCCCAGGAGAATGCCCCTTCCCGAGCCCCAGGATCAGAACAGGGAAAACTTTAACAAGGCCATACAGGATATGACGGAAAAAGATGCGGCTTACGGAGTTTCAACGAACGATACAAAGGGCAGGATTTGGTGGGATGCTAATTAA
- a CDS encoding SusD/RagB family nutrient-binding outer membrane lipoprotein yields MKTHINRRYSNLAIATLAALLALPALSSCTKDFGDINTDPSLVTEPDVKFLFTYSANAVPPTGGEWIWESLEQTMRFTQQVTASPYEITGNVNSRYGRYYSEVLPNLVEIRRQIDLKEDAERYQKMKALTYILDVYMGIRATDMNGSMPYSEALLARYEDKYNPVFDPQEQLFNTWLTHLNQAIAVLSDNSLADQESYGNADIFYAGDWLQWVKLANTLKLRIAVRLELGNNELAQQLFREVMEDPTGPIDGEEAEMRYLNPEQNPIGNDVDYRSRRFATREMVDFMKRTGDPRIQIYFDANDLTGSYADTLAKYGETLPSFIDPADPLIQYQGGPPDWTVSPDVATYLSNPFTVSQYSRYFLISPINRSLLSPKLNGATGNSLQVLVSYAETCFYIAEFIEKGYGGGVDTRGTAAEWYNKGLASSLRTMNQVAAEAQSETAFSGSGDAEIAAWLADPDVMLNGTNDLERIYIQQYLAFFLLPNEAYVFCRRTGYPRNNSAYYQMEEFNEPIPRRFWINDPGEVNRDNWLNAYEAQGFTPRAVDAQTLSQERVWYDKTAPAFGEGS; encoded by the coding sequence ATGAAAACACATATAAACCGAAGGTATTCCAATTTAGCAATTGCAACACTCGCGGCGCTTTTGGCTCTTCCCGCGCTGAGCAGCTGCACCAAAGATTTTGGCGACATCAATACCGATCCGAGCCTCGTAACCGAACCGGATGTAAAATTTCTCTTCACCTATTCGGCCAATGCCGTTCCCCCGACGGGCGGAGAATGGATATGGGAAAGCCTTGAACAAACCATGCGCTTTACCCAGCAGGTAACCGCCAGCCCCTACGAGATCACCGGTAATGTGAATTCCCGTTACGGGCGCTATTATTCGGAAGTGCTGCCCAACCTGGTGGAGATCCGCAGGCAGATAGACCTGAAAGAAGATGCGGAGCGGTACCAGAAGATGAAAGCCCTTACCTACATCCTGGATGTATACATGGGTATCCGGGCAACCGATATGAATGGGTCCATGCCTTACAGCGAGGCGCTGCTGGCCCGGTACGAAGATAAATACAACCCTGTTTTCGACCCCCAGGAGCAGCTCTTCAATACCTGGCTTACCCATCTGAACCAGGCCATTGCCGTGCTTTCAGATAACAGCCTTGCAGACCAGGAAAGCTATGGAAACGCCGATATTTTCTATGCCGGCGACTGGCTGCAATGGGTGAAACTGGCCAATACGCTTAAATTACGCATAGCTGTACGGCTGGAATTGGGGAATAATGAGCTGGCGCAGCAGCTGTTCCGGGAAGTGATGGAAGATCCTACAGGGCCCATTGACGGGGAAGAAGCGGAAATGCGCTATTTGAACCCCGAACAAAACCCTATCGGGAACGACGTGGATTACCGCAGCCGCCGTTTTGCTACCCGTGAAATGGTAGACTTCATGAAAAGGACCGGAGACCCGCGCATCCAAATCTATTTCGATGCCAATGATCTTACCGGGTCCTATGCCGATACCCTGGCCAAATACGGCGAAACGCTCCCTTCCTTTATTGATCCGGCGGATCCGCTGATCCAATACCAGGGCGGGCCTCCCGACTGGACCGTCAGCCCGGACGTGGCTACCTATCTCAGCAACCCCTTCACGGTCAGCCAGTATTCCCGCTATTTCCTGATCTCTCCCATTAACCGGAGCCTGCTCTCTCCTAAGCTGAACGGCGCAACCGGGAATTCGCTTCAAGTATTGGTTTCCTACGCTGAAACCTGCTTTTACATCGCGGAATTTATTGAAAAGGGATACGGCGGCGGTGTTGATACGCGCGGGACGGCGGCCGAATGGTACAATAAGGGGCTGGCTTCGTCTCTCCGGACCATGAACCAGGTCGCAGCGGAGGCCCAGTCGGAAACCGCTTTCAGCGGCAGCGGCGATGCGGAAATAGCCGCCTGGCTGGCGGACCCGGATGTGATGCTTAACGGTACCAATGACCTGGAAAGGATCTACATACAGCAATACCTGGCTTTTTTCCTGCTTCCCAACGAAGCGTACGTCTTTTGCCGCCGGACCGGTTATCCGCGGAATAACTCGGCGTACTACCAGATGGAGGAATTCAACGAGCCTATTCCCCGGCGGTTCTGGATAAACGACCCGGGCGAAGTGAACCGGGACAACTGGCTTAACGCCTACGAGGCCCAGGGTTTTACGCCCCGCGCCGTGGACGCCCAAACCCTCAGCCAGGAACGCGTATGGTACGATAAAACGGCCCCGGCATTCGGAGAAGGTAGCTAA
- a CDS encoding SusC/RagA family TonB-linked outer membrane protein: MSYRYIFQKGWLLVLMLGVTLSLSAQQLVTGTVSDGAEPLPGVSILVRGTNQGTQTDANGAYSINVGPEAVLEFSLLGFRPREETVGDRKVIDVVLTQDASRLDEVVVTALGMEKDEKSLGYSVTEISGAELAVTNETNPVNALQGRVAGVQIDMGAGGLFGNSKILIRGNSTLGKNNQPIFVIDGVIMDNDIFEGNGRDFGNDLKNLNMNDFESVSVLKGSAAAALYGSRAINGVVLITTKKGKRNTGLGINLTQTFNSYQPYSGPDFQNVFGGGTAGPFFSDRRDPNYTADQAYITKVFPVDPATGKPYIDQGINRELENWGPRMEGQEVLNYDGTPTRFLPQPDNFLDAFQNGFGSNTNLSLDGGTEKSTFRLSYNRNESEGVVRNNELVKNAFGLRVTHELHSRINLDVSANYSSFRGLNPPRLGGLDAFASYNYGKLFTWMLPRNYDTEYWMQPEHYISALGGAPNPNSNEETNKAPESRFWFNLFENNYFQKEQMLRSRVAITAELTGWSNLILEGSLNNVYTETEDKELGQGEDFAGGLYRLGHRAKENYFLKAMVTAQRDITPDLDISGYIGGEIQRTTSSYNKGETSGGLSYPGNYFLANSVNEPVSEGGIDYRRAFNSLYASADLSFKDQLYLQATWRGDWSSALTYTNGTGNNFFHYPSVSLSWIFTETFDLPSWISYGKFRTNIAALGSDTDPFVINPGFAFEGFTNIGGQDLPISTFGDRRVRVSNLKPERKIAKEIGAEMRFFNGRLGFDLSLYQDNTRNQILDISTPVESGVDAILINAGNIQNKGIELAIDAIPVEMPSFSWSTALNYSRNRNLIVELYEGRSEFNLGANIAEISSWAVVGKSYGTLRSSIQAARFQATDDSGNPVDHPHNGKVQLAWRSDARAAFPARSNIIQDVGDINAKFRGGWDNTIRYKNFSLNVLVDAKIGGDFVLATYRYGTHTGVLPNTLFGRDEEYGGIPWTSEWDDIAYDDGIIPDGVFAEGQIITKHDGTQVDVGGMTYEEAYKQKIVEPTHAPHFYYRYGSSSTGVSDYWIFENSWVSLRQVALDYQFPQEFCRKLKLNTLSLGVVGRDLLYLYNSLPYNYNPASNNSNNTAFYGEEGFLPMIRSLAFTLRVGL, from the coding sequence ATGTCATACAGATACATTTTTCAAAAAGGCTGGCTCCTGGTCCTGATGCTGGGGGTAACCCTCAGCCTGAGCGCTCAGCAGCTGGTTACCGGAACGGTTAGCGACGGGGCGGAACCGCTTCCGGGAGTAAGTATACTGGTCAGGGGCACTAATCAGGGCACTCAGACAGATGCAAACGGCGCCTATTCGATCAACGTTGGGCCGGAGGCTGTTTTGGAATTCAGCCTTCTGGGCTTCCGGCCCAGGGAAGAAACGGTAGGGGACCGGAAGGTAATTGACGTGGTACTGACGCAGGACGCTTCCCGGCTGGACGAAGTGGTCGTTACCGCCCTGGGAATGGAGAAGGATGAAAAATCCCTGGGTTATTCTGTCACAGAAATCAGCGGTGCGGAACTGGCGGTTACCAATGAGACCAACCCGGTCAATGCCCTCCAGGGCCGTGTAGCCGGTGTTCAGATTGATATGGGCGCGGGCGGCTTGTTCGGCAACTCCAAGATCCTGATCCGAGGAAATTCCACCCTGGGAAAAAACAACCAGCCAATTTTCGTGATTGACGGCGTGATCATGGACAACGATATTTTTGAAGGGAACGGCCGTGACTTCGGGAATGACCTGAAGAACCTGAATATGAACGATTTTGAAAGCGTTTCCGTTCTGAAAGGTTCGGCGGCGGCGGCCTTATACGGTTCCCGGGCCATCAACGGTGTGGTCCTCATCACGACAAAAAAAGGAAAAAGGAACACCGGGCTGGGAATTAACCTTACCCAGACATTTAATTCTTATCAGCCTTATTCCGGCCCTGATTTTCAAAACGTTTTCGGGGGCGGAACGGCTGGCCCTTTCTTCAGCGACCGGAGAGACCCGAATTATACCGCAGACCAGGCCTACATTACCAAAGTTTTTCCTGTTGACCCCGCCACCGGCAAGCCCTATATTGACCAGGGCATCAACCGGGAACTGGAGAACTGGGGCCCGCGGATGGAAGGGCAGGAAGTCCTCAATTACGACGGAACACCCACCCGTTTCCTGCCCCAGCCGGATAATTTCCTGGATGCTTTCCAGAACGGCTTCGGGAGCAATACCAATCTCTCACTGGACGGAGGAACGGAAAAGTCCACATTCCGCCTGTCTTATAACCGGAATGAGAGCGAAGGGGTGGTGCGGAATAATGAGCTGGTTAAAAACGCTTTCGGCCTGCGGGTGACCCATGAACTCCACAGCAGGATCAACCTGGATGTCAGCGCTAATTATTCCAGCTTCAGGGGCCTGAACCCGCCGCGCCTCGGCGGACTGGACGCTTTTGCTTCCTATAATTACGGCAAGCTCTTCACCTGGATGCTTCCCCGGAATTACGATACGGAATACTGGATGCAGCCGGAACATTATATCAGCGCATTAGGCGGCGCTCCAAATCCCAACTCGAATGAAGAGACCAATAAGGCGCCGGAGTCCCGCTTTTGGTTCAATCTTTTTGAGAATAATTACTTTCAGAAAGAGCAAATGCTCCGAAGCCGGGTAGCCATTACGGCTGAACTCACCGGCTGGTCCAACCTGATCCTGGAGGGTAGCCTGAACAATGTGTACACCGAAACCGAAGACAAGGAGCTGGGCCAGGGAGAAGATTTTGCCGGCGGATTGTATCGCCTGGGCCATCGCGCAAAGGAAAATTATTTCCTGAAGGCCATGGTCACCGCACAGCGGGACATTACCCCTGACCTCGACATCAGCGGTTATATCGGCGGCGAGATACAGCGAACCACTTCCTCTTATAATAAGGGCGAAACAAGCGGCGGGTTGAGTTACCCCGGGAATTACTTCCTGGCCAATTCGGTGAACGAACCTGTCAGCGAAGGGGGCATCGACTACCGCCGCGCATTCAATTCGCTCTACGCCAGCGCCGATCTGTCCTTTAAGGACCAGCTTTACCTGCAGGCCACCTGGCGGGGCGACTGGTCGTCGGCCCTGACCTATACCAATGGCACGGGCAATAACTTTTTCCATTACCCTTCGGTAAGCCTTTCCTGGATATTCACCGAAACCTTTGACCTGCCATCCTGGATCTCCTACGGGAAATTCAGAACAAATATAGCCGCCCTGGGCAGTGATACCGATCCTTTTGTGATCAATCCCGGTTTTGCCTTTGAAGGCTTTACCAATATCGGCGGCCAGGATCTGCCCATCTCTACTTTCGGCGACCGGCGGGTACGGGTCAGCAACCTGAAACCCGAACGCAAAATCGCCAAAGAGATCGGGGCGGAAATGCGCTTCTTTAACGGCCGCCTTGGGTTTGACCTGAGCCTTTACCAGGATAATACGCGCAATCAGATCCTGGATATTTCCACCCCTGTGGAATCCGGTGTGGATGCCATCCTGATCAATGCGGGAAATATACAGAATAAGGGAATTGAGCTGGCTATTGATGCCATTCCGGTGGAAATGCCCAGCTTCAGCTGGTCCACCGCCCTCAACTATTCCCGGAACCGCAACCTGATCGTGGAACTCTATGAAGGCCGGAGTGAATTTAACCTGGGCGCGAATATTGCCGAAATAAGCAGCTGGGCGGTTGTCGGAAAGTCTTACGGCACGCTCAGGAGTTCCATCCAGGCGGCCAGGTTCCAGGCCACGGACGATTCGGGCAATCCCGTCGATCACCCGCATAACGGGAAAGTCCAGCTCGCCTGGCGGTCGGACGCCCGTGCCGCTTTTCCCGCCCGCAGCAACATTATCCAGGATGTAGGCGATATCAACGCCAAATTCCGGGGCGGCTGGGATAATACGATCCGGTATAAGAATTTCAGCCTGAACGTACTGGTGGATGCCAAAATAGGCGGCGACTTCGTGTTGGCCACTTATCGCTACGGAACGCATACGGGCGTGCTTCCCAATACCTTATTCGGCAGAGACGAAGAATACGGCGGTATTCCCTGGACCAGTGAATGGGACGATATCGCTTATGATGACGGGATCATTCCGGACGGTGTATTTGCAGAAGGGCAAATCATCACCAAGCATGACGGTACCCAGGTAGACGTAGGCGGCATGACCTACGAAGAAGCTTATAAACAGAAAATTGTGGAGCCAACGCATGCGCCCCATTTTTACTACCGCTACGGTTCCTCCTCCACAGGTGTTTCAGACTACTGGATATTTGAGAATTCCTGGGTCTCGCTGCGGCAGGTAGCCCTGGACTACCAGTTCCCGCAGGAGTTTTGCCGGAAGCTGAAACTGAATACGCTAAGCCTCGGCGTGGTGGGCCGCGACCTGCTTTACCTGTATAATTCCCTTCCCTACAATTACAACCCGGCCTCCAATAATTCCAATAACACGGCATTTTATGGAGAAGAAGGCTTTTTGCCAATGATCCGTTCGCTGGCGTTCACTTTAAGGGTAGGACTATAA
- a CDS encoding cytochrome c biogenesis protein CcdA, whose amino-acid sequence MMKKVILIWLFLAAAVGAGAQIFDPVTWAFSAKPSGENEVTLILKAEIDPGWHVYSQYIEEGGPIPTSFTFTPSADYELIGEVAEKSEVEKVMDPNFGMEVLYFSNEAVFEQRIRLKKASSTVKGVLEFMVCDDQRCLPPAEVEFSIDASHPDFKASGATSGPGGAEKAASGKAVSDKAASEKASPGTNDGSERNTAESPGDQENSQSNAASPGSAGQAPGNGQAGGVAGQSGQAGAQNPDAGESSAGQTSGATGESVTGQEPGGADASPSLPPALEQAAENADAKNENKSLFGIFIAGFLGGLLALLMPCIFPMIPLTVSYFTKRGAVGGRSKAIGSAALYGLSIIVIYVALGLLITVLFGSGKLNELASNGILNILFFIILVIFAISFFGAFELNLPSSWTTFADKKADSRGLTGIFFMAVALGLASFSCTGPIIGSLLVEAASKGTLLGPATGMFGFALALAIPFTLFAIFPQWLQSLPKSGGWLNTVKVSLGFLELAFALKFLSTVDMAYHWNLLDRDIFIVLWIVIFGMWGFYLLGKLRFAHDSETTHLSVPRLFFAIFALGFAIYLIPGLWGAPLKPISSFLPHQGSQDFDMYTASLGGSTSGGSGNASAEASGAEKKYTDLFHAPLGLNAFFDYEEGLAYAEKVNKPIFIDFTGWSCTNCRRMEASVWPDAQVLERLRNDFVLVQLYVDDKTALPEDEQYVSEFSGKTINTIGKKWSDFQASRFNTNSQPYYVIVNHQGQVLVPPRAFDLDIPEYVAFLDKGIEAFRTGEGVLTKAGVR is encoded by the coding sequence ATGATGAAAAAAGTTATCCTCATCTGGCTTTTTTTAGCTGCGGCAGTCGGCGCCGGCGCCCAGATCTTTGATCCCGTTACCTGGGCCTTTAGTGCAAAACCGTCCGGGGAAAACGAGGTGACCCTGATCCTGAAGGCGGAAATTGACCCGGGCTGGCATGTCTATTCCCAGTATATCGAAGAAGGTGGGCCTATTCCTACTTCCTTTACATTCACTCCTTCGGCCGATTACGAACTGATTGGCGAGGTAGCCGAAAAGTCCGAAGTTGAAAAGGTAATGGATCCCAATTTCGGGATGGAAGTGCTTTACTTCAGCAATGAAGCGGTGTTTGAGCAGCGTATCCGGCTGAAAAAAGCCTCTTCCACGGTGAAGGGTGTCCTGGAGTTCATGGTATGTGATGACCAGCGGTGCCTCCCGCCGGCAGAAGTGGAATTCAGCATCGACGCCAGCCACCCTGACTTCAAAGCATCCGGAGCAACGTCCGGACCGGGCGGCGCGGAAAAAGCGGCTTCGGGAAAGGCTGTTTCGGATAAAGCTGCTTCGGAAAAGGCCTCTCCGGGAACAAACGACGGATCGGAAAGGAATACAGCTGAAAGCCCGGGAGACCAGGAAAATTCGCAAAGCAATGCTGCAAGCCCCGGTAGCGCAGGTCAGGCGCCTGGTAACGGGCAGGCTGGTGGCGTTGCGGGGCAGAGTGGCCAGGCCGGCGCCCAGAACCCGGATGCGGGAGAATCCTCCGCCGGGCAAACATCGGGTGCAACCGGAGAATCGGTAACCGGGCAGGAACCCGGCGGAGCAGACGCATCGCCTTCCCTGCCTCCGGCATTGGAGCAGGCGGCGGAGAATGCCGATGCAAAAAATGAAAATAAATCACTTTTCGGGATATTTATCGCCGGTTTCCTGGGAGGGCTGCTGGCCCTCCTTATGCCCTGCATTTTCCCGATGATCCCGCTTACAGTAAGTTACTTCACGAAAAGAGGGGCGGTTGGGGGGCGTTCAAAAGCGATTGGCTCGGCTGCCTTGTACGGCCTTTCCATTATCGTGATTTACGTCGCTTTGGGGCTGCTCATTACGGTGCTGTTCGGTTCGGGTAAACTGAACGAGCTGGCAAGCAATGGCATTCTGAATATCCTTTTCTTTATTATCCTGGTGATCTTTGCTATTTCCTTTTTCGGCGCTTTTGAGCTGAACCTGCCAAGTTCCTGGACCACCTTCGCCGATAAAAAGGCGGACAGCCGCGGCCTTACCGGAATTTTTTTTATGGCGGTAGCCCTGGGGCTGGCTTCCTTTTCCTGCACTGGCCCCATTATCGGCTCCCTGCTCGTGGAAGCGGCCAGTAAAGGTACGCTGCTGGGCCCGGCAACCGGTATGTTTGGCTTCGCCCTGGCCCTGGCCATTCCTTTTACGTTGTTCGCTATTTTTCCTCAATGGCTTCAATCATTGCCGAAATCAGGCGGCTGGCTGAATACTGTCAAAGTAAGCCTGGGCTTTCTGGAGCTGGCCTTTGCCCTGAAATTCCTTTCCACGGTAGATATGGCTTATCACTGGAACCTGCTTGACCGCGATATTTTTATTGTGTTGTGGATCGTGATCTTTGGCATGTGGGGCTTTTACCTGCTTGGCAAGCTGCGTTTTGCGCACGATAGCGAAACAACACATCTTTCGGTGCCGCGCCTCTTCTTTGCCATCTTTGCATTAGGTTTCGCCATTTACCTGATACCGGGATTGTGGGGAGCGCCCCTGAAACCTATCAGCTCATTCCTGCCGCACCAGGGATCGCAGGACTTCGATATGTACACCGCTTCTCTTGGGGGAAGTACTTCCGGCGGCTCCGGAAATGCGTCCGCGGAGGCCTCCGGAGCGGAAAAGAAATATACCGACCTGTTCCATGCCCCGCTGGGCCTGAACGCCTTTTTCGATTACGAAGAAGGACTGGCATATGCCGAAAAGGTGAATAAACCCATTTTTATCGATTTTACCGGCTGGAGCTGTACCAATTGCCGCCGCATGGAAGCATCGGTATGGCCGGATGCCCAGGTCCTGGAGCGCCTGAGAAATGATTTCGTCCTGGTTCAGCTTTACGTGGACGATAAAACCGCTTTACCGGAAGATGAACAGTATGTTTCGGAATTCAGCGGTAAAACCATCAATACCATTGGAAAAAAATGGAGCGATTTCCAGGCAAGCCGTTTTAATACCAACTCCCAGCCTTATTATGTGATCGTCAACCACCAGGGCCAGGTGCTGGTGCCGCCGCGGGCCTTCGACCTGGATATTCCCGAATATGTCGCTTTCCTGGATAAAGGCATTGAGGCTTTTCGTACAGGCGAAGGTGTGCTGACCAAAGCCGGTGTGCGCTGA
- a CDS encoding CHRD domain-containing protein produces the protein MNTNNPFKARPAAWITSLLCACVLVLPACEDEEDAPEEKVTVEASATLNAEQETDDVTSPGTGTFTGTYNKNTGEFTFTLNWTNLTGPPTMMHFHGPAGPGTNASVKIGITGFPADAAGSVSGTVTVEEGDRADLLAGKWYVNIHTEAYPPGEIRGQVTFPAGSGGDNGGGGGGGDGDGY, from the coding sequence ATGAATACAAATAATCCTTTCAAAGCAAGGCCCGCAGCATGGATAACTTCCTTGCTATGCGCCTGCGTGCTGGTATTGCCGGCATGTGAAGACGAAGAAGATGCCCCGGAAGAAAAGGTGACTGTTGAGGCGAGTGCAACGCTGAACGCGGAGCAGGAGACGGACGATGTGACTTCTCCGGGTACGGGAACGTTCACGGGTACCTATAACAAGAATACGGGCGAGTTTACCTTTACCCTTAACTGGACCAACCTCACGGGCCCGCCTACCATGATGCATTTTCATGGCCCGGCCGGCCCAGGTACGAATGCAAGCGTAAAAATAGGTATTACGGGTTTTCCGGCGGACGCGGCCGGTTCGGTAAGCGGAACAGTGACTGTTGAAGAGGGAGACCGCGCCGACCTCCTCGCCGGCAAATGGTACGTGAATATTCACACCGAGGCTTATCCGCCGGGAGAGATCCGCGGACAGGTAACCTTTCCTGCCGGAAGCGGTGGTGATAATGGAGGTGGAGGAGGGGGCGGTGACGGTGACGGGTATTGA
- a CDS encoding ROK family transcriptional regulator gives MKDKNKELKNRVLKQLYFRQSMSHADLSALINKSLPIVSRAVSELIEEGLVVEQGYAPSSGGRRPLIYSLRPDGMFVLSVAMDQLSTQMVMVDMLNRPVTDTETFDLELPRNSPALSTLTDRIKAFIKKSGIQKEKIIGVGIGMPGFVDPQKGINYTFLDAGESSIPGYISNALDLPVYIDNDSSLVALAELKFGAAKSLENAMVVNMGWGIGLGMIVNGELFRGHSGFAGEFSHIPISENGALCGCGKRGCLETECSLLVVARKAREEITGGRVSNLQFSVNDPPEKIIEVVTEGARKGDQLAVELFSDAGYVIGKGLAILIHIMNPEVIILSGKGAAVGRILLASAQQALHKYAIPRLAGATSLEVSELGPNAGLIGAAALVIDNFDKIRLS, from the coding sequence TTGAAAGACAAAAATAAGGAATTAAAAAACAGGGTGCTGAAGCAGCTATACTTCCGCCAAAGCATGTCTCATGCAGACCTGAGCGCGCTGATCAATAAGAGCCTTCCCATTGTTTCGAGGGCGGTCAGCGAACTGATAGAAGAAGGATTGGTTGTAGAACAGGGTTACGCCCCCTCCAGTGGGGGGCGGCGTCCCCTGATCTATTCCCTTCGACCTGACGGCATGTTCGTCCTTTCGGTAGCCATGGACCAGCTGTCCACGCAAATGGTCATGGTAGATATGCTTAACCGGCCGGTTACGGATACGGAAACGTTTGACCTGGAATTGCCCCGCAATTCCCCGGCGCTTTCTACGCTTACTGATCGCATCAAAGCATTTATAAAAAAATCCGGCATACAAAAGGAGAAGATAATCGGGGTAGGTATAGGCATGCCCGGTTTTGTAGATCCTCAGAAAGGCATCAATTATACTTTTCTGGACGCCGGGGAAAGCAGCATCCCGGGATATATTTCCAATGCGCTGGATTTACCGGTATATATTGATAACGATTCCAGCCTGGTGGCTCTGGCGGAATTAAAGTTCGGCGCGGCCAAGTCTCTGGAAAACGCGATGGTTGTCAATATGGGCTGGGGAATTGGCCTGGGAATGATCGTGAACGGGGAATTATTCAGGGGGCATTCCGGCTTTGCCGGGGAATTCAGCCATATTCCCATTTCTGAGAACGGCGCTTTATGCGGCTGCGGCAAACGGGGATGCCTGGAAACCGAATGTTCCCTGCTGGTGGTGGCCCGGAAAGCACGTGAGGAAATAACCGGCGGGCGGGTATCCAACCTGCAGTTTTCAGTGAATGACCCGCCGGAAAAAATAATTGAAGTGGTTACGGAAGGCGCCCGCAAGGGTGATCAGCTGGCGGTGGAATTATTTTCCGATGCGGGTTATGTCATTGGAAAAGGACTGGCTATTCTCATTCATATCATGAATCCCGAAGTGATCATACTCAGCGGGAAAGGAGCGGCTGTGGGAAGGATATTACTGGCTTCGGCGCAGCAGGCCCTGCATAAGTACGCGATTCCCCGCCTCGCGGGAGCAACTTCACTGGAAGTTTCAGAGCTTGGCCCCAATGCAGGGCTCATTGGCGCGGCGGCGCTGGTAATTGATAATTTTGATAAAATAAGGCTTTCCTGA